TGGCCAGGTAGTCTGCACGTTCTGGGTTTTGACAGTGGCCCTGCAGGCCCTCCAGGAAGAGTCTGTGGCCAGGCCTGGAGCCCACCCCTTAATGACCAGCCCATCTGGCACCATCTTCTGCAGGGAGGACAAGCTGCAGCCGGGGGAGGTTGGGAACCAGTCCCCTCCTGGGCCACAGTCACTGGGTTAGTAGACCTTATCAAGGGGAGCCCTGCCGGCGGGGCGGGGCGTCTATGGTTCCACAGCACTGCCTTTCTTGCTGTCTCTGGATGAATCTCCGCACGGACAGCCCAGCTGTCCTCACTTTCCCGAGGTACCTGGTGTCCACCTGGAAGAGGAACTGTAGGAGGCCTTCAAGCAGCTTCACTTTCTGCTGACTGCCTGAATCCAAGGCCCGAGGGAGCCAAGAAGAGCAGCCACCAGGGGTCATCAGTTACCGAAAAGCTACCTCACCCGTTCTTCACAGGACACCAGTGGGTGTCTGGGTAGAGAAGGCAGTGCACAGACTGGAACCTGTCCGGGGAAGAAGTGAGGTCAGGTCTGAGGCAGGGGGCTGACACCAGAGCCCTCCAGGGCTAAGAGCCCCAGTGCCCACTCACCGCGTAGGGTCCTGCTGTATACTGAAACTTCCAGCTATGTTCACCACATTGCGTGGGTTCTCAGGACCCCCATAGCTCAGGGTGACCTGGGAGGGCGATCAGGAGAGTGAGGGTCAGTTCTTCCTCTTGGGTACTTCACCAGCTAGAGGAAACGTCACTCACCCCTCAGGCTTAGGGAAGCAGAACAGTGGCCCTTCATAAAGAAGCCCCTTTGAGACTTGCCATGAGCTTCTGCTCCTGAGGGTCCTTCATCCATCAGGCAAAGTCTTGGCTCAGGGTCCACTCCCCAGGGACAAGGCTATCCTGAGGCTAGCCCTCTCCTAAATCCTGCACAACCGGGAGACCCCCAGGGAGACAGTCTGGGTCCTTGTAAGAGTGGGGAAAGGCCCAGGTTGGGGCGTCTTCTACCTGCTGCAGAACAGCATCAGACAGGCAGTGTCTGCAGGTTTTCCAGGTGGGAGTGGAACAGGGGGCTGTGGAGCAGACGGGCACCCAGCAGCCCCTCCACAATGTAGCCCACCGTGCAGTCATCAGGCAGTCGGACCCGCTCGGCTGTGCTCATGAAACCGCCTAGGCTGGAGGGTGGGCTAGTCAGCACCTCTGTAACCCTTACACCCCCAGGCCAGGCCGCTGGGCTCCCAGTCTCCCACGTACCTGGCCCATGGACTCATTTTGAGGGCAAGGCCCCTGCTCAGGCAGAACCCAGCCCCACCAGTCGCAAACCAGAACTTCACTGTGTTTGACTGGAAAAAGGAAAAGCTTAGTCAAGCCTGCCCAGGATAGGCTCCCCACCATCAGCCCTCCAACCGCACCCCGTCACCCTGGGCCACCATCCAGCAGAGTCTGCAGAAGGCACACGGTGTTCCTAACAAGTCCCCTCGGCCTCTAGGCCATTCTCTGTCACCGTGCCTGACTCGCCAATGCCCGTCTCAGCCTACTCTCACTCTTGCAGCATTCACTGGGTCAACCCCAGGGGGGTCAGCCCAGGGGGGGTCAGCCCCAGGGAGGgtcagcggggggggggggggtcgtcaGCCTCAGGGGGTGTCAGCCCCAGGGAGGGTCAGCCCCAGGGGGGGTCAGCCCCAGGGGGGTCAGCGGGGGAGGGGTCAGCCCCAGGGGTGTCAGCCCGGGAGGGTCAGCCCCAGGGGGGTCagcggggggggcggggggggggggggcttggccCAGCACTCACGGTGCCACCACCCTGGACTCTCTCAGTGGCCTCGATGGGGTGGTCCAGACTAGGTCGCCCCAGGTAGACATCCTGGTTGGAAGAGAAGGTGGAGAGCAGGTGCAGCAGGCTTTCAGGGTTCACGTAGTTGTCATCATCCACGTGGCAGAACCATCTGATGGTGGAGGGAGAGGCCTGTGCACTGAGGTTCCCCTTTGGGCGGGAGCCTCACCGCGCTCAGCCCTGGGTTCTCTGAGGGGTGAGGTCACTTACTTTCGTCCAGATTCTATGAACTTATCATATTCCACTGACATTTTACAGCACAGTGCTTGCCGGGTGCGCACAGCAGAGCAGTTGGTGTTGATCATGCGGCCGCCTGCACAGTGGAAATGGGAAATGTGGGGTTGACTCCCAGCTCGCCTCCTTAGGTTAGGCTGGTAATGCCTGTCGGGGACCAGATTCAACTGCAGCCCTACCACAGCCCTCCTTTTGAAACAGATGACAGTGACTTAGTACAGCGCAGGTGGGAACCGTGCAAGGTTCGGCAGGTGACTGCTGCTGGGGCTTCCCCAAGGAATGTGGGTGACACT
This Peromyscus leucopus breed LL Stock chromosome 8b, UCI_PerLeu_2.1, whole genome shotgun sequence DNA region includes the following protein-coding sequences:
- the Rfng gene encoding LOW QUALITY PROTEIN: beta-1,3-N-acetylglucosaminyltransferase radical fringe (The sequence of the model RefSeq protein was modified relative to this genomic sequence to represent the inferred CDS: deleted 1 base in 1 codon) → MSRARGVLCRACLALAAVLAVLLLLPLPLPLPRAPAPDPGRIPTPGLTLEVSRLQPDDVFIAVKTTRKNHGPRLRLLLRTWISRAPRQTFIFTDGNDPELQLLAGGRMINTNCSAVRTRQALCCKMSVEYDKFIESGRKWFCHVDDDNYVNPESLLHLLSTFSSNQDVYLGRPSLDHPIEATERVQGGGTSNTVKFWFATGGAGFCLSRGLALKMSPWASLGGFMSTAERVRLPDDCTVGYIVEGLLGARLLHSPLFHSHLENLQTLPSDAVLQQVTLSYGGPENPRNVVNIAGSFSIQQDPTRFQSVHCLLYPDTHWCPVKNG